The proteins below are encoded in one region of Myxococcales bacterium:
- the fabF gene encoding beta-ketoacyl-ACP synthase II gives MTKRVVITGVGAVSPCASDAEATWQALLAGKSGIGPITLFDASEHPSKIAGECSDFNPENWIEKRRLREMARFIHMAVAASDMAVKAAGFDPSDAEKEHVGTLIGVGMCGLELIEASCKTLFDRGPKKVSPYFIPSSITNLAPGQVSMRFGFKGPSYTTTSACSSGAHAIGEALRWIQRGHMLAAVAGGAEASATALGVAGFTAMKALSTRNDAPEKASRPFDKDRDGFVIAEGAGIVILEELEYAKKRGANIIAEVIGYGATADAYHLTQPAPEGEGAQRSMREAIADAKLNPTDVDYINAHGTSTGVGDVNETKAIKAVFGDHVSNGLWVSSTKSMTGHLLGAAGGLETVISALSIRDGAVPPTINLDAIEPECAGVDFVPHEARKREVKIALTNSFGFGGTNATLVLKQYQS, from the coding sequence CAAAAGTGGTATCGGCCCGATTACCCTTTTTGATGCCAGCGAACATCCGTCGAAAATAGCAGGCGAATGCAGCGATTTTAATCCGGAAAACTGGATTGAAAAACGCCGCCTGCGGGAGATGGCTCGCTTTATTCACATGGCCGTCGCTGCAAGCGACATGGCTGTTAAGGCCGCAGGCTTTGATCCGAGCGATGCAGAAAAAGAACATGTCGGCACCCTTATCGGTGTTGGAATGTGTGGCCTAGAGTTGATCGAAGCGTCTTGCAAGACGCTCTTTGATCGAGGACCCAAGAAGGTTTCCCCTTACTTTATTCCTTCAAGCATTACAAACCTGGCCCCCGGGCAGGTCTCGATGCGCTTTGGTTTCAAAGGCCCGAGTTACACCACCACGAGCGCCTGCTCCTCGGGTGCCCACGCCATCGGCGAAGCGCTTCGCTGGATTCAGCGTGGACACATGCTAGCCGCTGTAGCTGGCGGGGCCGAAGCAAGCGCCACTGCGCTGGGCGTTGCTGGCTTTACGGCGATGAAAGCACTCTCGACACGAAACGATGCCCCGGAAAAAGCCAGTCGTCCCTTTGACAAGGATCGCGACGGCTTTGTCATTGCCGAAGGGGCCGGCATCGTGATTTTAGAAGAACTCGAGTACGCAAAAAAACGTGGCGCCAACATCATTGCCGAAGTCATTGGCTACGGCGCGACTGCAGACGCCTATCATCTGACTCAACCCGCCCCAGAAGGCGAGGGCGCTCAACGTTCCATGCGTGAAGCGATTGCCGATGCCAAGCTCAACCCCACGGACGTTGACTATATCAACGCGCACGGAACATCGACCGGCGTAGGCGATGTGAACGAGACCAAAGCGATCAAAGCTGTCTTTGGCGATCACGTAAGCAATGGCCTGTGGGTCTCAAGCACCAAGTCCATGACAGGGCATCTGTTGGGAGCGGCTGGTGGCCTTGAAACAGTCATCAGTGCACTAAGTATTCGCGACGGTGCAGTTCCGCCAACCATTAATCTCGATGCGATTGAGCCAGAATGCGCCGGTGTTGATTTTGTTCCGCATGAAGCCCGTAAACGAGAGGTCAAGATTGCCCTGACCAACTCCTTTGGTTTTGGTGGAACGAACGCAACCCTGGTACTCAAACAATACCAATCATGA
- the rpiB gene encoding ribose 5-phosphate isomerase B: protein MKVFIASDHAGFALKQSLLEYAKENSALELIDLGPQSTASVDYPDFAHLLCEQVATQEGALGVLVCGTGIGMSMVANRHSKIRAALCYNSYAAQMARAHNNANVLCLGERVIGQGLAEAIFDRFIEQPFEGGRHQRRIDKFGIE, encoded by the coding sequence ATGAAGGTTTTCATTGCATCCGATCACGCTGGCTTTGCGCTTAAGCAAAGCTTGCTTGAGTATGCAAAGGAAAACAGCGCACTCGAGTTAATAGATCTCGGTCCCCAAAGCACTGCTTCGGTCGATTACCCCGACTTTGCCCACCTGCTTTGCGAGCAAGTAGCGACGCAGGAAGGTGCCCTCGGCGTCCTTGTTTGCGGCACGGGTATTGGCATGTCGATGGTTGCAAATCGACATTCAAAGATCCGTGCTGCCCTTTGCTATAACAGCTATGCCGCACAGATGGCGCGTGCCCACAACAACGCAAACGTGCTTTGTTTGGGAGAACGTGTCATCGGCCAAGGTCTTGCCGAAGCTATCTTTGATCGCTTTATCGAGCAGCCTTTTGAGGGTGGTCGGCACCAACGCCGAATTGACAAGTTTGGCATTGAATAG